In the Corynebacterium jeikeium genome, GTGAGGGTGGTAATCAGCGGAGCGCCGATGACTACACCCAGCGCGTAAGCGGAAATCACGTGGCCGGCTTGGTCCTCCGAGATGGAGAAGTCCTCCGCGATAAGGTTCAGCAGACCCATCGCCACAAACTCCGTGGTGCCGATGCCGAATCCACCCAGGGCCATCGCCACCATGGCGATGTAACGATGGCGAGTGGAGATCTCAGTCTGACGCGGAACTGGACGGCGGGAGGGCAACTTTGTAAGTTTCGTTTCGCTCACGGGCATCGCTCGCTTTCATAAGTAAGTGGGACTGGTAAATGGGCTGGTTAACAGGGCGACGGAAAGTGCGGCGGCTAGGTCGCAAAGGCGCAGCGGGTAGGCGTCAAAAAAAATTTTAATCTTTAAAACCGAACAGGCCGCGCGGTGGGCAATAACCCCGTACCATTCACAGGTTTGTCATTTGCCGTATTCTTGGATCGTAAACCACTAAAAGACCAACTGACTAACTAGAGGCTGGGAGACGAACGCCACATGGCAAAGATCATCTACACCCGCACCGACGAAGCCCCACTCTTGGCGACGTATTCTTTGAAGCCGATTGTGGAGGCTTTTGCTTCGACCTCTGGAGTGGATGTGGAGACCCGCGATATTTCGCTGGCCGCCCGCATCCTGGCTGCGTTCTCCGACGTGCTGCCCGAGGAGCAGAAGGTTGACGATGCCCTGGCTGAGCTCGGCGAGCTGGCCAAGACCCCGGATGCGAACATCATTAAGCTGCCGAACATCTCTGCGTCTATCCCGCAGCTGCAGGCAGCCATCGCGGAGCTGCAGAAGGCGGGCTACGACCTGCCGGACTATCCGTCCGAGCCGAAGACCGACGAGGAACGCGACGCGCAGGCTCGCTACGACTCCGTGAAGGGCTCCGCAGTTAACCCGGTGCTGCGCGAAGGAAACTCCGACCGCCGCGCCCCGAAGGCCGTGAAGAACTTCGCCCGCAAGTACCCGCACTCCATGGGCAAGTGGTCGCCGGATTCCAAGACGAACGTCGCCACGATGGAGGCCGATGACTTCCGCCACAACGAGCAGTCGGTCATCATGGATGGCGATGACACACTGCGCATCCAGCTGGTCAAGCCGAACGGTGAGACACAGGTGCTGAAGGAAGAGCTGCCGGTGCTGGACAAGGAGATTATTGACGCCACCGTGATGCGCGCCGAGGCTCTCAGCACCTTCTTCCGGGCTCAGGTGGCTCGCGCTAAGGCGGAGGGCGTGCTGTTCTCCGTGCACCTGAAGGCCACGATGATGAAGGTCTCCGACCCGATTATGTTCGGCCACGCGGTGCGCGCATACTTCCACGACGTGTTCGAGCAGTACGGTGACCAGCTGCTGTCGGCAGGCCTGAATGGCGAAAACGGCCTGGGCGCCATCCTGGACGCGCTGGACGCAGACAAGGTAGAAAACGCGGCCGAGATCCGCGAAGCCTTCGACAAGGCTCTGGCCGACGGCCCGGATCTGGCGATGGTGAACTCCGATAAGGGCATCACCAATCTGCACGTCCCTTCCGACGTGATTGTGGACGCATCCATGCCGGCGATGATCCGTACCTCCGGCCAGATGTGGAACAAGAACGACGAGACCGAGGATACGCTGGCGGTTCTGCCGGATTCCTCCTACGCGGGCATCTACCAGGTGGTTATCGATGACTGCCGTAAGAATGGCGCGTTCGACCCGACCACCATGGGCACTGTGCCGAATGTGGGTCTTATGGCGCAGAAGGCGGAGGAGTACGGCTCCCACGACAAGACCTTCCGCATCGAGTCCGAGGGTCGAGTACAGGTGCTGAATAGCGCTGGCGATGTGCTGATGGAGCACGAGGTAGCTGCAGGTGACATCTGGCGTGCTTGCCAGGCCAAGGACATCCCGCTGCAGGACTGGGTAAAGCTGGCCGTGAAGCGCGCCGCCGCTACCGGCGCCCCGGCTGTGTTCTGGCTGGATCCGGAGCGCGCACACGACAGGAACGTGCAGAAGCAGGTGGAGACCTACCTGAAGGATCACGACACTGAGGGTCTGGATATCCGCATTTTGCCTCCGGAAGAGGCCATGCAGCTGTCCATCGACCGCATCCGTGCTGGCGAGGATACGATTTCCGTCACCGGTAACGTGCTGCGCGATTACCTGACGGACCTGTTCCCGATCATGGAGCTGGGCACGTCCGCGAAGATGCTGTCCGTCGTGCCGCTAATCGCCGGCGGTGGCTTGTTCGAGACTGGTGCGGGCGGTTCCGCACCGAAGCACGTGGCGCAGCTGGTGGAGGAGAACCACCTGCGTTGGGATTCCCTAGGTGAGTTCCTGGCCCTGGCGGAGTCCCTGCGCAAGCTGCAGGAGACCGACGACAACCCGCGCACCCCGATCTTGGGTGACGCACTGGATGCCGCCACCGAGTCCGTGCTGAACGAGTCTAAGTCCCCGTCCCGCAAGGTCGGCGAAATCGACAACCGCGGTTCTCACTTCTACCTGGCGAAGTTCTGGGCTCGCGAGCTGGCCGACCAGACTCGCGATGCAGAGCTGGCGGAGATCTTTAAGCCTGTTGCTGACGCCCTCGAGGCCAACGAGGAAAAGATCTCCCAGGAGCTGCTGGATATTCAGGGCCACGAGGTGGATCTGGGCGGTTACTACTGGCCGAACGATGAGAAGACGATCGCTGTGATGCGTCCGTCCTCTACTTTCAACGAGATCATCGACGGTCTGAACACCAACAAGTAGTCGTTGGGCTGGCTGGATCCCTAGTCCAGCCAGACTCGCTAAGCTGGCCTAACCAGCCGGATACCTGCCTATATCAACCCCAGCGCTGGCACTTTACTGCTGGCGCTGGGGTTTTCCTGTGCCTGCGCCCGCCTTACCCCACTCAGCCAACCCTCGGGAGTCCCGAATGTCGTTAGAACGGGAATGCGTCGCTCCTGAAAAATCCAGACCCTCGGAGCCAACCCCCTGACCAGCATTTTTACACACTTGCAAACGGTTGTCGATAACAGATTCCCACTCTAGCGACATTTCGCGCGTCAGGGAGACCTTAAGTGTCGGAAATCTTGCAGAAAATGGGCAGCGGGGGTACCACCGGCAGCACAAACCACCTTAAATGTCGGAAAAGTTGCAATACACTCCGGGAGGAAAAACGGGGCTCGGTCGCGCAGCCTCGTGACCAGCACATTTACGCTAATGAACATTGCCACCAATAACGTTTTGCAACTTTTCCGACACTTCACCCAAGAAAAGGCGCTCCCCATAAGGGCACCACACCCCAGTAGAGGCGCCCCACTACCAGCGAGGCTGCAGGCGGCAGGCTAAGCAAAGACGCAAGGCTCCAAAGGCAACAAGCACCACAGAAACTTCTGCATTTCTAGACCAAGCGGTATGGTAACTTCCAAAATAGAAAACACGTCCCCAACTGGGACTTTGTGGCGTCAATAAGAAAAAAGTAGACAGAGCGGTTTACTTTTAGTGCGCGTGGGTCTATCGTCGTAAATCAACAAAGCTAAACAAACCAACTAGCAGCCTAAAGGACCGCACCAATGCCGAAGTACAACAACGAGAACGCAGAGCAGTGGGGCTTCGCCACCCGCCAGATCCATGCGGGCCAGCCCGTCGGCGATACCGGCGCGCGCAACCTGCCGATCCACTTCACTACCAGCTACGTCTTCAACGACGCAGAGCACGCCAAGCAGCGCTTCCACCTGGAAGACCTGGGCCCCATCTACTCCCGCCTGACCAACCCCACCGTCGAGGCACTGGAGAACCGCCTGAACTCCCTGGAAGGCGGCGTCCACGCAGTCGCTTTCGCCTCCGGCATGGCTGCTGAGACCGCCGCGATCCTCAACCTCGCCGGCGCAGGCGACCACATCGTCGCCTCCCCGCGCCTCTACGGCGGTACCGAGACCCTGCTGCAGCACACGCTGCCGAAGCTGGGCATCGAAACCACTTTCGTAGAAAACCCCGACGACCCGGAATCCTGGCGGGCTGCCGTCCGCCCGAACACCAAGGCCTTCTTCGCCGAGACTTTCGCAAACCCGCAGGCAGACGTGCTGAGCATCCCGGCCGTCGCGGAGGTCGCCCACGCTAACCAGGTCCCGTTGATCGTGGACAACACCCTGGCCACCGCTGCCCTGGTTCGTCCGCTGGAGCTGGGCGCGGACGTCGTGGTTGCATCCCTGACGAAGTTCTACACGGGCAACGGCTCGGGCCTGGGCGGCATCATCGTCGACGGCGGCTCCTTCGACTGGTCCGTCGAGCGCGATGGCCAGCCGGTCTTCCCCGGCTTCGTCAACCCGGACCCGGCCTACCACGGCCTGAAGTACGTGGACCTGGCCCCGGCGGCTTTCGGCATGAAGCTCCGCGCCGGCATTATCCGCGACACGGGCGCCACCCTCTCCGCGTTCAATGCATGGGTTGTGGCCCAGGGGCTGGATACCCTGACCCTGCGCATCGCCAAGCACAACGAGAACGCGAAGGCCGTGGCGGAGTTCCTGGCCGAGCAGCCGCAGGTGGCCACCGTGAACTATGCGGGCCTGCCGACCTCTCCGTGGTTCAAGGTCAAGGAGGAGCTGGGCTTGGAGTACACCGGCTCTGTTCTGAGCTTCGATCTGAAGGTCGACGACCCGACTTCGGAGGAGGCGAAGGAAAAGGCTTGGGCCTTCATCGACGCTCTACAGCTGCACTCTGACCTGGCGAATGTCGGCGACGTGCGCTCCCTGGTGGTGCACCCAGCTACGACCACCCACTCGCAGTCCGACGCTCATGGTTTGGCCCGCGCAGGTGTGTCCCATGCGACGGTTCGCCTGTCTGTGGGCATCGAAGACATCACCGACATCATCAACGACCTGAAGCTCGGCTTCGCAGCCATCTAAGGTTGTTAGGTTTCTAGGCTTTAGGCTGATTTCCATGAACCCCGAGTTCCTCCCCGCTTCTGGCGCGTCGCGCACTGTCTCTATCGGCGACGTTGTCACGGAGGCGGGTGTAACTATTTTTGACGCCGAACTCCGCTACTTCGCGTTCTACGACTCTCCGGATGGCGCCGCGGACTATGCCGAGTTCTCCGCTGGCCCCGAGCCGGGCCTGTCCCCGGAGGAACGACCGATTGTTCTGATCGAGCATGCCCTCACCGGCGATGGCAATGCCGCCGACTGGTGGGCGGACATGGTGGGGCCGAACAAGCCGATCGACACCACCCGCTACCTGGTGCTCTGCGCGAATGTGCTGGGCGGCTGCCAGGGGTCCACCGGCCCGAGTTCACCGCACCCCGATGGCCAGGCGTGGGGGTCGCGATTCCCGGGCCTGTCGATCCGTGAC is a window encoding:
- a CDS encoding NADP-dependent isocitrate dehydrogenase, with amino-acid sequence MAKIIYTRTDEAPLLATYSLKPIVEAFASTSGVDVETRDISLAARILAAFSDVLPEEQKVDDALAELGELAKTPDANIIKLPNISASIPQLQAAIAELQKAGYDLPDYPSEPKTDEERDAQARYDSVKGSAVNPVLREGNSDRRAPKAVKNFARKYPHSMGKWSPDSKTNVATMEADDFRHNEQSVIMDGDDTLRIQLVKPNGETQVLKEELPVLDKEIIDATVMRAEALSTFFRAQVARAKAEGVLFSVHLKATMMKVSDPIMFGHAVRAYFHDVFEQYGDQLLSAGLNGENGLGAILDALDADKVENAAEIREAFDKALADGPDLAMVNSDKGITNLHVPSDVIVDASMPAMIRTSGQMWNKNDETEDTLAVLPDSSYAGIYQVVIDDCRKNGAFDPTTMGTVPNVGLMAQKAEEYGSHDKTFRIESEGRVQVLNSAGDVLMEHEVAAGDIWRACQAKDIPLQDWVKLAVKRAAATGAPAVFWLDPERAHDRNVQKQVETYLKDHDTEGLDIRILPPEEAMQLSIDRIRAGEDTISVTGNVLRDYLTDLFPIMELGTSAKMLSVVPLIAGGGLFETGAGGSAPKHVAQLVEENHLRWDSLGEFLALAESLRKLQETDDNPRTPILGDALDAATESVLNESKSPSRKVGEIDNRGSHFYLAKFWARELADQTRDAELAEIFKPVADALEANEEKISQELLDIQGHEVDLGGYYWPNDEKTIAVMRPSSTFNEIIDGLNTNK
- a CDS encoding O-acetylhomoserine/O-acetylserine sulfhydrylase, whose product is MPKYNNENAEQWGFATRQIHAGQPVGDTGARNLPIHFTTSYVFNDAEHAKQRFHLEDLGPIYSRLTNPTVEALENRLNSLEGGVHAVAFASGMAAETAAILNLAGAGDHIVASPRLYGGTETLLQHTLPKLGIETTFVENPDDPESWRAAVRPNTKAFFAETFANPQADVLSIPAVAEVAHANQVPLIVDNTLATAALVRPLELGADVVVASLTKFYTGNGSGLGGIIVDGGSFDWSVERDGQPVFPGFVNPDPAYHGLKYVDLAPAAFGMKLRAGIIRDTGATLSAFNAWVVAQGLDTLTLRIAKHNENAKAVAEFLAEQPQVATVNYAGLPTSPWFKVKEELGLEYTGSVLSFDLKVDDPTSEEAKEKAWAFIDALQLHSDLANVGDVRSLVVHPATTTHSQSDAHGLARAGVSHATVRLSVGIEDITDIINDLKLGFAAI